The following proteins come from a genomic window of Coffea arabica cultivar ET-39 chromosome 11c, Coffea Arabica ET-39 HiFi, whole genome shotgun sequence:
- the LOC113715532 gene encoding flavonol 7-O-beta-glucosyltransferase UGT74F1-like isoform X1, whose protein sequence is MENREKQYKAHVLAIPFQSAGHINPMLQLCKKLVRKGLKATLAITKFTSKVSFPKSDKVQIDIISDGYDEGGFFFTDPVPISMARFKEVGSQSILELLKKYESLGTPIDFIIYDSLLPFVLDLCKEIGLPAVASFTHQCGVNYIMHQFSHGKLTNPVTEFPVLIPGLPPLEHQDLPYFGSNIPYHFAYVCTQFSNVNQADYVLVNTFCELEKEVVDEFSKHLPVLTVGPTVPTFYLDRRVVDDKEYGIASADNDPSICLNWLNSKPARSVIYASLSSVRSASFGEKQLEELALALKNSNYYFLWSVKHFEAEKLPKNFNEEASDKGLLVPWTPQLEVLSSEAVGCILSHCGWNSSLEAISLGVPIVAMPQFIDQQPNAKFIQDVWKVGIRVKHDRNGLATREEIGRCIKEVMEGETGKEIKENAMKFSNLAKAAVSEGGSSDTNLNYFVSKMTSSS, encoded by the exons ATGGAAAACAGGGAGAAACAGTACAAAGCTCATGTTTTGGCTATTCCATTTCAAAGTGCGGGCCACATAAATCCTATGCTTCAGTTATGTAAGAAACTCGTACGTAAAGGGCTGAAAGCCACACTAGCCATCACCAAATTCACCTCCAAAGTTTCGTTTCCAAAATCAGACAAAGTCCAGATTGACATAATATCAGATGGCTATGATGAAGGTGGCTTCTTTTTCACTGACCCTGTCCCAATCTCCATGGCTCGCTTTAAAGAAGTTGGCTCACAATCAATTCTTGAACTCCTGAAGAAGTATGAATCCTTAGGGACTCCAATTGATTTCATCATCTATGATTCATTGCTACCTTTTGTGCTTGATCTTTGTAAAGAAATTGGTTTACCTGCAGTGGCTTCCTTCACTCATCAATGTGGTGTAAACTACATAATGCACCAGTTCTCTCATGGAAAGCTGACTAATCCAGTCACTGAGTTTCCAGTCTTGATTCCAGGATTGCCACCACTTGAACATCAAGATCTTCCTTATTTTGGCAGTAATATACCATATCATTTTGCATACGTATGTACGCAGTTCTCAAATGTAAATCAGGCGGATTATGTCCTTGTCAACACATTTTGTGAGCTGGAAAAGGAG GTGGTGGATGAATTTTCCAAACACTTGCCAGTTCTGACAGTAGGGCCAACAGTTCCCACTTTCTACCTGGACAGGAGAGTTGTAGATGACAAAGAATATGGAATCGCTTCAGCAGACAATGACCCCTCAATATGTTTAAATTGGCTAAATAGCAAACCAGCCAGGTCAGTTATTTACGCATCGTTAAGTAGTGTGAGGTCTGCCAGTTTTGGCGAAAAGCAATTAGAGGAACTTGCTTTGGCTTTGAAGAACAGCAACTACTATTTCTTATGGTCTGTCAAACATTTTGAGGCTGAAAAGTTGccaaaaaattttaatgaaGAAGCATCCGATAAAGGTCTCCTTGTCCCATGGACTCCGCAATTGGAAGTACTTTCGAGCGAGGCTGTGGGGTGCATTCTCTCACATTGTGGTTGGAACTCATCACTTGAAGCTATAAGCCTAGGAGTGCCAATAGTGGCAATGCCACAATTTATAGATCAACAACCAAATGCTAAGTTTATCCAGGATGTTTGGAAGGTGGGGATCAGAGTGAAGCATGATAGGAATGGACTTGCAACAAGGGAAGAAATTGGACGATGCATTAAGGAGGTAATGGAAGGAGAAACAGgaaaagaaataaaggaaaatgCTATGAAGTTTTCCAATTTGGCTAAAGCGGCTGTTAGTGAGGGTGGAAGTTCAGATACAAATCTCAATTACTTTGTAAGCAAGATGACGAGTTCCTCTTGA
- the LOC113715532 gene encoding UDP-glycosyltransferase 74C1-like isoform X2: MASFTHQCGVNYIMHQFSHGKLTNPVTEFPVLIPGLPPLEHQDLPYFGSNIPYHFAYVCTQFSNVNQADYVLVNTFCELEKEVVDEFSKHLPVLTVGPTVPTFYLDRRVVDDKEYGIASADNDPSICLNWLNSKPARSVIYASLSSVRSASFGEKQLEELALALKNSNYYFLWSVKHFEAEKLPKNFNEEASDKGLLVPWTPQLEVLSSEAVGCILSHCGWNSSLEAISLGVPIVAMPQFIDQQPNAKFIQDVWKVGIRVKHDRNGLATREEIGRCIKEVMEGETGKEIKENAMKFSNLAKAAVSEGGSSDTNLNYFVSKMTSSS, translated from the exons A TGGCTTCCTTCACTCATCAATGTGGTGTAAACTACATAATGCACCAGTTCTCTCATGGAAAGCTGACTAATCCAGTCACTGAGTTTCCAGTCTTGATTCCAGGATTGCCACCACTTGAACATCAAGATCTTCCTTATTTTGGCAGTAATATACCATATCATTTTGCATACGTATGTACGCAGTTCTCAAATGTAAATCAGGCGGATTATGTCCTTGTCAACACATTTTGTGAGCTGGAAAAGGAG GTGGTGGATGAATTTTCCAAACACTTGCCAGTTCTGACAGTAGGGCCAACAGTTCCCACTTTCTACCTGGACAGGAGAGTTGTAGATGACAAAGAATATGGAATCGCTTCAGCAGACAATGACCCCTCAATATGTTTAAATTGGCTAAATAGCAAACCAGCCAGGTCAGTTATTTACGCATCGTTAAGTAGTGTGAGGTCTGCCAGTTTTGGCGAAAAGCAATTAGAGGAACTTGCTTTGGCTTTGAAGAACAGCAACTACTATTTCTTATGGTCTGTCAAACATTTTGAGGCTGAAAAGTTGccaaaaaattttaatgaaGAAGCATCCGATAAAGGTCTCCTTGTCCCATGGACTCCGCAATTGGAAGTACTTTCGAGCGAGGCTGTGGGGTGCATTCTCTCACATTGTGGTTGGAACTCATCACTTGAAGCTATAAGCCTAGGAGTGCCAATAGTGGCAATGCCACAATTTATAGATCAACAACCAAATGCTAAGTTTATCCAGGATGTTTGGAAGGTGGGGATCAGAGTGAAGCATGATAGGAATGGACTTGCAACAAGGGAAGAAATTGGACGATGCATTAAGGAGGTAATGGAAGGAGAAACAGgaaaagaaataaaggaaaatgCTATGAAGTTTTCCAATTTGGCTAAAGCGGCTGTTAGTGAGGGTGGAAGTTCAGATACAAATCTCAATTACTTTGTAAGCAAGATGACGAGTTCCTCTTGA
- the LOC113716653 gene encoding UDP-glycosyltransferase 74F2-like — MENREKDYKAHALAIPFQSPGHINPMLQLCKKFIRKGLKTTLAITKFTSKVMYTKSDKVHIDIISDGYDEGGFFVADPVPISMARFKEVGSRSIIELMTKYESLGTPIDFIVYDSLLPFVFEFCKEVGLPGVAFLTQQCGVNYIMHQFYHGKLSNPVSEFPISIQGLPPIESADLPYFGSNVPYHFALVAAQFSNITQADCVLVNTYYELEKEVVDEFSKHCPVLTVGPTVPTFYLDRGVVDDKEYGVLSTQNDPSTCLNWLSSKPTRSVVYASLSSVGFASFDEKQLQELALALKNSNYYFLWSVKSFEAEKLPKNFKEETFDRGLLVQWTPQLEVLSSEAVGCILSHCGWNSTLEALSLGMPIVAMPQFADQQPNAKFIQDVWKVGIRVKHDKNGLATKEEIGRCIKEVMEGETGKGIKENATKFSNLAKAAVSEGGSSDTNLNDFVSKITSSS, encoded by the exons ATGGAAAACAGGGAGAAAGACTACAAAGCTCATGCTTTGGCTATTCCATTTCAAAGTCCGGGCCACATAAATCCTATGCTTCAGTTATGTAAGAAATTCATACGTAAAGGTCTGAAAACCACACTAGCCATCACCAAATTCACCTCCAAAGTTATGTATACAAAATCAGACAAAGTCCACATTGACATAATATCAGATGGCTATGATGAAGGTGGCTTCTTTGTCGCTGACCCTGTCCCAATCTCCATGGCTCGCTTTAAAGAAGTTGGCTCACGATCAATCATTGAACTCATGACGAAGTATGAATCCTTAGGGACTCCAATTGACTTCATCGTTTATGATTCCTTGCTACCTTTTGTGTTTGAATTCTGTAAAGAAGTTGGTTTACCCGGAGTGGCTTTCTTGACTCAACAATGTGGTGTTAACTACATAATGCACCAGTTTTATCATGGAAAGTTGTCTAATCCGGTGTCTGAGTTTCCAATCTCGATTCAAGGATTGCCGCCAATTGAATCTGCAGATCTTCCTTATTTTGGTAGTAATGTACCATACCATTTTGCATTGGTAGCTGCGCAGTTCTCAAATATAACTCAGGCAGATTGTGTCCTTGTCAACACATACTATGAGCTGGAAAAGGAG GTGGTGGATGAATTTTCCAAACACTGTCCGGTTCTCACAGTAGGACCAACAGTTCCTACTTTCTACCTGGATAGAGGAGTTGTAGATGACAAAGAATATGGAGTCCTTTCAACACAGAATGACCCGTCAACATGTTTAAATTGGCTAAGTAGCAAACCAACCAGGTCAGTTGTTTATGCATCGTTAAGTAGCGTGGGCTTCGCCAGTTTTGACGAAAAGCAATTACAGGAACTCGCTTTGGCTTTGAAGAACAGCAATTACTATTTCTTATGGTCTGTCAAATCTTTTGAGGCTGAAAAGTtgccaaaaaattttaaagaagaaacattTGATAGAGGCCTTCTCGTCCAATGGACTCCGCAATTGGAAGTACTATCGAGTGAGGCAGTAGGATGCATTCTTTCACATTGTGGTTGGAATTCAACACTCGAAGCCCTGAGCCTAGGAATGCCAATAGTGGCAATGCCACAATTTGCAGATCAACAGCCAAATGCTAAGTTTATCCAGGATGTTTGGAAGGTGGGGATTAGAGTGAAGCATGATAAGAATGGACTTGCGACTAAGGAAGAAATTGGACGATGCATTAAGGAAGTAATGGAAGGAGAAACAGGCAAAGGAATAAAGGAAAATGCTACGAAGTTTTCCAATTTGGCTAAAGCGGCAGTTAGTGAAGGTGGAAGTTCAGATACAAATCTCAATGACTTTGTAAGCAAGATAACGAGTTCCTCTTGA
- the LOC113717352 gene encoding putative late blight resistance protein homolog R1A-4 — MGQTASSSSAYGSDRYVSACLEVFARLQNLEEQFKNKKFNLAFLLEQPNGDMFSSVKDQMKTFADEYHFLTMFIKCFCKFSYEGRKEMESQFAKVAAEYQEIGNEIVSVRGFVKVSKLADVFPNLLEKIQVLKPEIAEICDYLWRHSVEPESSSDSYDLPFNELLYSLQILLTKADLIDPPKGQIKSLSNKLSNLVDFLKNWKLDDFELKYLLICARVTSFQGLNLCCLCWLKKTDPNVTGEIGIAFSNLKQKIDPANPEFLKMMINILDYKLDKVNVRTFIYHLIQLNFDVYLLPEKLRFLILAFFKLRMDPVHSPFFKLRKDPVYSPLVLPDIAAVLGEIESLVESRSKGSGTDFLAFKIAARICLLREDIFFIQQLLTSRSEFHEIDSSARSYFLNDTRRRVEDIHQTLGLLRKGLEGLPEGDMENGKETVEFIEEEAKELESLKTSLEARKISPVAAGKVILKLLVRSLVFRADAYLMDLMSSNANLILPAKDQIGTLKSLIASIRNVPNKLIFSNIAGKVTEDESLIMIHIQEVAREVIHFYHSFHAANVTEDLEKELSTWLSGLIKKTMGAVNGIDIPLPKMIFPETNGLGFINLFLRKLTELLRNRCDSLVSVERQIEEIQENLGFLRSFLGMQDIRDQEWNDIGRRTVDAAYRAEFVIDSIVVGNGAELKHFIRLHLVSEDIRLVKMQVEEKAIGVGVQNAIEGITREIPQTSTIGADEDVLVLKDQQQVIVNRLTRGSSQRDIVSIAGMAGIGKTTLANKVYNDPEIVSYFHVRACCCVSQVYTKRDLLLEILGHIIELTDNILVKPVEDLELLLSQKLRRNRYLVFMDDIWGIEAWNQLQNSFPDDRNGSRVLITSRLQVVVSKVTDESHLLNLRPLSDDESWELLRRKTFFKQGCPEALLEIGKEIARKCKGLPLSVVVAAGFLKAKNMTPKFWKEISDSINSLKDNDPQKRCMDILELSYNHLPDYLKSCFLYCGAFEGDKEIPVWKLIWQWMAEGFVQESDLKSLEDLADDYLKDLIGRSLLMVARRRSNGRVKACRIHDTVRTLCVLKAKKENFLSLITTDDEPYASFDDISDFDDFDRSNSVTYEEYRLSFSVSRKLFLTSNPSGPNVRSLLFFATTDMDPRCLYDVSFIFNNFKLLKVLDLGCVNMGSSFAAGIMLLLLLRYIAVAGYMDSIPSSLAKLQYLETFIVKGWKGKVFLPITFWSMTRLRHVHVDDHAVFTLPNEKVGGSSQLINLVSLSTPSLSFGDTEEIIARLPNLKKLSCIFPKLRNHSTSCYEFPRLGDLTLLESLKILYRGKTLDTGEFHFPVNLKKLSLSNFYLRWDHISTIGALENLEVLKLVSITFEDTTWEMGDDEFSELKFLKLDAVNIVEWNASSDHLPKLQQLVLRKCEKLKGVPVDFVDISTLQMIEVQLCCEAVEKSVVILKEEEKLRFGTEDLKVLISH, encoded by the coding sequence ATGGGGCAGACTGCTTCTTCTAGCTCAGCATATGGTTCTGATCGCTATGTGTCTGCCTGTCTTGAGGTGTTTGCAAGACTACAAAATCTGGAGGAACAATTTAAGAACAAGAAATTCAATCTTGCCTTCCTTCTAGAGCAACCCAATGGTGATATGTTCAGCAGTGTCAAGGATCAAATGAAGACCTTTGCAGACGagtatcatttcttgaccatGTTTATCAAATGCTTCTGCAAGTTCAGCTATGAAGGCAGGAAGGAAATGGAATCCCAATTTGCCAAAGTTGCAGCTGAGTATCAAGAGATTGGAAATGAGATAGTCTCTGTTCGTGGATTTGTTAAGGTTTCGAAACTGGCTGATGTGTTTCCCAACTTGTTGGAAAAGATTCAGGTTTTGAAGCCAGAGATCGCGGAAATCTGTGATTACCTGTGGAGACACTCAGTTGAACCGGAATCTAGCTCAGATTCTTATGATCTGCCATTCAATGAGTTACTATATAGTCTGCAGATACTCTTGACGAAAGCTGACCTGATTGATCCTCCCAAGGGACAAATCAAATCCCTCTCAAACAAGCTAAGCAACCTTGTTGACTTTCTCAAAAATTGGAAATTGGATGATTTCGAGCTGAAATATCTTCTTATTTGTGCTAGAGTTACATCTTTCCAGGGATTGAATCTCTGTTGTTTGTGCTGGCTCAAGAAAACGGATCCAAACGTGACAGGAGAAATTGGAATtgctttttcaaatttgaaacagAAGATTGATCCGGCTAATCCGGAGTTCTTGAAAATGATGATCAATATCCTGGACTATAAGCTCGACAAAGTGAACGTGAGAACATTCATTTATCATCTTATTCAGTTAAACTTTGATGTATATTTACTTCCCGAGAAGCTGAGATTCCTGATATTAGCCTTTTTCAAGCTAAGAATGGATCCTGTACATTCACCATTTTTCAAGCTAAGAAAGGATCCTGTATATTCACCATTGGTCTTGCCAGATATTGCTGCAGTTCTTGGGGAAATTGAATCTCTGGTGGAATCACGGAGTAAAGGAAGCGGAACTGACTTTCTGGCTTTCAAGATTGCTGCAAGGATTTGTCTTCTTCGTGAAGATATTTTCTTCATCCAACAACTTCTCACCAGCAGGTCTGAGTTCCATGAGATCGACTCTTCTGCTAGGTCATACTTTCTCAATGACACCAGACGTCGAGTGGAAGACATTCATCAGACTTTGGGATTGCTAAGAAAAGGTCTTGAAGGTCTACCAGAAGGAGACatggaaaatggaaaggaaACTGTCGAGTTCATCGAAGAAGAGGCTAAGGAGCTGGAATCACTCAAAACATCCTTAGAAGCCAGGAAGATATCACCGGTTGCAGCAGGGAAAGTGATACTCAAGCTGCTCGTGAGGAGCTTGGTTTTCAGGGCAGATGCATATTTAATGGATTTAATGTCCAGTAATGCAAATTTGATTCTCCCTGCAAAGGATCAGATTGGAACTCTCAAGTCCCTGATTGCATCAATCAGAAATGTGCCAAACAAACTCATTTTCTCGAATATTGCTGGCAAAGTCACGGAGGATGAAAGTCTAATTATGATACATATTCAAGAAGTGGCTAGGGAGGTGATACATTTCTATCATTCTTTTCATGCGGCCAACGTCACAGAAGACCTGGAGAAGGAACTGAGCACTTGGCTTTCTGgattaataaaaaaaactatGGGAGCGGTTAATGGCATTGATATCCCATtaccaaaaatgatttttcccGAAACAAATGGACTGGGATTCATTAACTTGTTCTTGAGAAAGCTGACAGAGTTGCTTAGAAACAGGTGTGATTCACTTGTATCTGTTGAGAGACAAATTGAAGAGATTCAAGAGAATCTAGGATTCCTGAGATCTTTCTTGGGAATGCAGGACATTAGGGATCAAGAATGGAACGATATTGGTAGACGTACAGTGGATGCAGCTTACAGGGCGGAATTCGTCATTGACTCTATTGTGGTGGGAAATGGTGCTGAGCTAAAACATTTTATCAGGCTTCATCTTGTCTCAGAAGACATTAGACTTGTGAAGATGCAGGTTGAGGAGAAGGCCATTGGTGTTGGAGTCCAGAATGCTATTGAGGGTATAACGCGTGAGATTCCACAGACTAGTACAATTGGAGCTGATGAAGACGTGTTGGTTCTCAAGGATCAGCAACAAGTGATTGTTAATCGACTTACAAGGGGATCATCGCAGAGAGATATCGTCTCGATTGCTGGAATGGCAGGAATTGGTAAGACTACTTTAGCTAATAAAGTGTACAATGATCCTGAAATTGTGTCTTACTTCCATGTTCGGGCATGTTGTTGTGTTTCGCAAGTTTACACAAAAAGAGACCTGTTGCTTGAGATTTTAGGACACATTATTGAGCTTACTGATAACATCCTTGTAAAGCCCGTTGAAGATTTGGAATTGCTGTTGTCACAAAAGCTGAGGAGAAATCGTTATCTTGTCTTTATGGATGACATTTGGGGTATTGAAGCATGGAATCAGTTGCAGAACTCATTTCCAGATGACAGAAATGGAAGCAGAGTTCTGATAACAAGCCGCCTCCAGGTTGTTGTTTCAAAGGTCACAGATGAAAGCCATCTTTTGAATCTTCGTCCACTGTCAGATGATGAGAGTTGGGAATTACTGAGAAGGAAGACATTTTTCAAACAAGGCTGTCCTGAGGCCTTGTTGGAAATCGGGAAGGAAATTGCTAGAAAATGTAAAGGATTACCGCTTTCTGTTGTTGTGGCAGCTGGTTTCCTTAAAGCAAAAAACATGACACCCAAATTCTGGAAAGAAATTTCAGACAGTATCAACTCGCTCAAAGATAATGATCCACAGAAACGGTGCATGGACATATTGGAACTTAGTTACAATCATCTGCCAGACTACTTGAAATCCTGCTTCCTTTACTGTGGAGCATTTGAAGGAGACAAGGAGATCCCAGTTTGGAAATTAATATGGCAGTGGATGGCCGAAGGGTTTGTACAGGAAAGTGATCTGAAGAGTCTGGAGGATCTTGCTGATGATTACTTGAAAGATCTGATTGGTAGGAGCTTATTGATGGTTGCAAGAAGAAGATCAAATGGCAGAGTCAAAGCATGTCGAATTCATGACACGGTACGCACTTTGTGCGTgttgaaagctaagaaagaaAACTTTTTGTCCTTGATAACCACGGATGATGAACCTTATGCTTCTTTTGACGATAttagtgattttgatgatttcgATCGTTCAAATTCTGTGACATATGAGGAATATCGACTAAGCTTTTCTGTTAGTCGAAAGCTCTTTCTCACGTCAAATCCTTCAGGCCCAAATGTCCGTTCCCTACTGTTTTTTGCCACCACAGATATGGATCCAAGATGTCTTTATGATGTATCATTCATTTTCAACAACTTTAAACTTCTTAAGGTGTTGGATTTGGGTTGCGTGAATATGGGCAGTTCATTTGCAGCAGGAATAATGTTGCTTCTTCTGTTGAGGTACATAGCAGTTGCCGGTTATATGGACTCCATTCCATCATCATTAGCCAAATTACAGTATCTGGAAACGTTTATTGTGAAGGGATGGAAAGGTAAGGTTTTTCTTCCGATTACCTTCTGGAGCATGACAAGGTTAAGGCATGTTCATGTAGATGATCATGCTGTCTTCACCTTGCCAAATGAAAAGGTTGGTGGTTCCTCTCAATTAATCAATCTGGTGTCACTTTCCACACCCTCCCTTTCTTTTGGGGATACAGAGGAAATCATTGCGAGGTTGCCTAACCTTAAAAAGTTGAGTTGCATCTTTCCAAAATTGAGGAATCACTCCACAAGCTGCTATGAATTTCCAAGATTGGGAGATTTAACTCTGCTGGAGTCACTCAAGATACTTTACCGTGGCAAGACTCTTGATACAGGGGAATTTCACTTTCCCGTGAATCTTAAGAAgctctctctatcaaatttttatttgcggTGGGATCACATTTCAACGATTGGAGCACTGGAAAATCTTGAGGTTCTCAAGTTAGTTTCAATAACTTTTGAGGATACTACATGGGAAATGGGGGATGACGAGTTCTCAGAACTCAAATTCTTGAAATTAGACGCTGTTAACATTGTTGAATGGAATGCCTCCAGCGATCACTTGCCTAAGCTTCAGCAGTTGGTGCTACGGAAATGTGAGAAGCTCAAGGGAGTTCCCGTTGATTTCGTGGACATATCTACCTTGCAGATGATTGAAGTGCAGCTCTGTTGTGAAGCAGTTGAAAAATCAGTTGTGATACTTAAGGAGGAGGAAAAGCTTCGATTTGGAACTGAGGATCTGAAGGTCCTCATCAGTCACTAA
- the LOC113716615 gene encoding disease resistance protein RPM1-like: MAESVVGFLINQLSTLLAQETTLLGRLKPDVQFIKDELSSMKAFLREAEAKEDNDSQLQEWVKQVREVAYDTEDVLDDFTFRFDHGCADGFCGQVEKIYNSIKNLKASHRISLEIKEIKARVGEISARHQRYQSLYGTQERAFSTSRQANADFDIRAQSLFIEEAQLVGIDKPKADLISKILDDHSQLKVVSVVGMGGLGKTTLVKKVYDDTAVKKQFQSHAWITVSQNFQFNIIIKDLIQQLYNEIKQPIPPQVESMNVIMLSEFVKDFLRERRYILVLDDMWSIDAWEAIKCVLPDYNTASSVVLTTRIADVASASCLGSLDFVYKMKPLSDKESWTLFCNRTFQSNDCPPNLEEVSKKIMKKCEGLPLAIVAMGGLLALKDKGKTDEWEIILRGFGSEADGSGKFDKIRKVLFLSYNDLPHNLKSCLLYLSIYPENYSIIVDDILVKWIALGFVERKEGMASTDIAMKYLKELINRSLIQAQQIREDGKLQRCGVHDFLREVIISKSKEQSFTTIATGYYTRWPDKVRHLAIHKFTDNPQDFGSLKCLRFVEIFGYEDPLTTSFLSKFLRGGPMLLKVLDLDGAELDNIPKEVFKLFQLKCLGLCRTKIKIIPKSIRKLKNLEVLALMETSIKELPVEIVKLRKLRSLSLGGSGDYSNNFAAWGGKSPDGIGKLLSLEDLNIIEADSDKTVREIGKLMQLRRLSITKLRGKDGKELLSSLLRLTNLQELCISCFKEDETLDFQHSISPKLGFLTLLWLNGRLERVPQWVISLQSLSILRLYNSGFREDENAIGSLGCLPSLVILGLIFAYDGETLCFKNGGFRKLQTLELMQFKRLKWMRVEEESLPSLKKLNLVGCKLMQELPSGIQNLTTLQCLGFYDMSDELMQRVQNLDKQSEDYQTIAHIPEVCTGYWIDGRWEKKFL; encoded by the coding sequence ATGGCAGAGAGTGTTGTAGGCTTTTTGATTAACCAGCTCTCAACCTTACTTGCCCAAGAGACCACACTTTTGGGGCGGCTTAAACCAGATGTTCAATTTATCAAAGATGAACTCAGCAGTATGAAAGCTTTCCTCAGAGAAGCTGAAGCAAAGGAAGACAATGATTCTCAACTCCAAGAATGGGTAAAGCAGGTTCGAGAAGTTGCTTATGATACAGAGGACGTTCTCGATGATTTTACATTCCGCTTTGATCATGGTTGTGCGGACGGATTCTGTGGCCAGGTTGAAAAGATCTATAACTCAATAAAGAATCTGAAAGCAAGCCATCGAATTTCTTTGGAGATAAAAGAGATCAAGGCCAGAGTTGGAGAGATTTCAGCAAGGCATCAGAGGTACCAGTCCCTGTATGGTACTCAAGAAAGAGCCTTCAGCACTTCTCGTCAGGCGAATGCAGATTTTGACATTCGTGCTCAGTCACTCTTCATTGAAGAAGCTCAACTTGTTGGGATTGACAAGCCAAAAGCAGATCTCATCTCAAAAATCCTTGATGATCATTCCCAATTGAAAGTAGTTTCGGTTGTGGGAATGGGAGGGCTAGGGAAGACTACCCTAGTGAAAAAAGTCTATGATGACACTGCAGTGAAGAAACAATTTCAAAGCCATGCCTGGATAACtgtttctcaaaattttcagtTCAATATCATCATCAAGGACCTGATCCAACAATTGTACAACGAAATCAAACAACCAATCCCTCCCCAAGTGGAATCCATGAATGTTATTATGCTGAGTGAATTTGTCAAAGACTTCCTCCGAGAAAGAAGGTACATCCTTGTCCTTGATGATATGTGGAGTATAGATGCTTGGGAAGCTATCAAATGTGTATTGCCTGACTACAATACTGCTAGTAGTGTTGTATTGACAACACGAATAGCTGATGTAGCTTCTGCATCTTGTTTAGGATCACTTGACTTCGTCTATAAGATGAAGCCTCTTTCTGATAAAGAGTCTTGGACTCTTTTTTGCAATAGAACATTTCAGAGCAATGACTGTCCTCCAAATCTAGAAGAAGTttctaaaaaaataatgaaaaaatgtGAGGGCTTACCTCTTGCAATTGTTGCAATGGGTGGTCTTTTGGCTTTGAAGGATAAGGGAAAGACAGATGAATGGGAGATAATTCTTCGTGGCTTTGGTAGCGAAGCAGATGGTAGTGGTAAGTTTGACAAAATTAGAAAGGTACTCTTCCTTAGCTACAATGATTTACCTCACAATCTCAAAAGCTGCCTATTATATCTAAGCATCTATCCAgaaaattattcaattattgTGGATGATATACTTGTGAAATGGATAGCACTAGGATttgtagaaaggaaagaaggaaTGGCATCCACTGATATCGCTATGAAATATCTGAAAGAACTTATCAATAGAAGCTTAATCCAAGCTCAACAGATACGGGAAGATGGCAAATTGCAGAGATGTGGTGTTCATGATTTTCTGCGTGAAGTCATTATCTCAAAATCTAAAGAACAAAGCTTCACAACCATAGCCACTGGATATTACACAAGATGGCCTGACAAAGTTCGACACCTAGCAATCCACAAATTCACTGATAATCCACAAGACTTTGGCAGCTTGAAGTGTCTTCGGTTTGTGGAAATATTTGGGTATGAAGATCCTCTCACAACTTCATTTTTATCCAAGTTTTTACGTGGTGGCCCTATGCTGCTAAAGGTGTTGGATTTAGATGGAGCTGAATTGGACAACATCCCAAAGGAAGTCTTCAAACTATTTCAACTCAAGTGTCTTGGTCTTTGTAGaaccaaaattaaaattattccaAAGTCTATTAGGAAGCTTAAAAACCTTGAAGTTTTAGCTCTGATGGAAACCAGCATAAAAGAGTTGCCTGTGGAGATTGTAAAGCTAAGAAAACTACGTTCGCTTTCCTTAGGCGGAAGTGGTGattattcaaataactttgcagCCTGGGGTGGTAAATCTCCAGATGGAATTGGAAAGCTTCTTTCCTTGGAGGATTTGAATATCATAGAAGCAGACAGTGATAAAACAGTAAGGGAGATTGGCAAGCTCATGCAGCTACGGCGATTATCCATCACAAAGTTGAGGGGAAAAGATGGAAAGGAGTTGCTCTCCTCCCTTCTGAGGCTGACCAACCTTCAAGAATTGTGCATCTCTTGCTTTAAAGAAGATGAGACCCTTGATTTCCAACATTCTATCTCTCCGAAACTTGGATTCCTTACATTACTATGGTTGAATGGGCGTTTGGAGAGAGTACCACAATGGGTGATATCACTTCAATCCTTGAGCATCTTACGCTTGTACAATAGTGGGTTCAGAGAAGATGAGAATGCAATAGGCTCCCTTGGATGTTTGCCTAGTCTAGTAATACTTGGTCTCATTTTTGCTTATGATGGGGAGACACTGTGTTTCAAGAATGGAGGATTCCGAAAACTCCAGACTTTAGAGCTTATGCAAttcaaaagattaaaatggatgagagtggaAGAGGAATCATTGCCTAGTCTCAAAAAATTGAACTTGGTTGGTTGTAAGCTGATGCAGGAGTTGCCTTCGGGCATCCAAAATTTGACCACACTTCAATGTCTTGGATTTTATGATATGTCCGATGAGCTAATGCAGAGAGTACAGAATTTGGATAAACAAAGTGAAGATTATCAGACAATTGCTCATATCCCTGAAGTTTGCACTGGTTACTGGATTGATGGTCGATGGGAAAAAAAGTTCCTCTAA